The Ferrimicrobium sp. nucleotide sequence GGTATATCGTAGGACTCTACGGCTTTGGCGAGTGGAGTGCCGACATGTATCTGATGTTTCACCTGCAACGTCTCGATGTCTGGCCGGTGGGTGACCTGGCTATGCGAAGAAGTGTCGAGCGACATCTGGCCGATAGTCGTTCGATGACAGTATCGGAGCTGGTGGCCCAAGGTGAGCGCTTTCGACCATTCCGCTCCCTGGCCGCATGGTATTTTTGGGCTGATGATCACGCACAGGGCCGTTAGCGATTCGGGGCGCCGCGCGCTTCCTCGCTCGGGTTCGCGTTCTGCTACCGGAGCTGTCGCTGTAAAATCGCCATATCGAGCCACTTCCCGAACTTGCGACCGATCTCATGTTCAACGCCTACGAGCCTGAATTCACAGCTGAGATGGAGCTGCAACGAGGCCCTATGGTCAGCGACGATGTGAGCGATGCAGCTATGAAAGCCTAACGAGGTAGCTGTTACCAACAGGTGCTCCAACAAAAGGTGCCCAACACCCTGTCGTTGATGTTGGGGGTCGATATAGACGGAGTCTTCCACTGTGGAGTTGTACCCCGCTCGAGGGCGAAAGGGGGAGATGGTTGCGTAGCCGATTGGTTGGTCATCTTG carries:
- a CDS encoding GNAT family N-acetyltransferase, whose product is MTQSKPSPIMIRHILPQDAEILRQIYNHAVLSSTATLDLEPRTHLEQERWLELHSGIYPALVAVQDDQPIGYATISPFRPRAGYNSTVEDSVYIDPQHQRQGVGHLLLEHLLVTATSLGFHSCIAHIVADHRASLQLHLSCEFRLVGVEHEIGRKFGKWLDMAILQRQLR